From the Melanotaenia boesemani isolate fMelBoe1 chromosome 9, fMelBoe1.pri, whole genome shotgun sequence genome, the window TGTGTCCGTATTTTTAGAATACTCTACCTTAGGTCAAACCTGGTTAATATACCAGTAGTTAGCTGTGGTGATGAGGAAATCCTTCTGTTTCTCCATCCTGGCTCTCATGTagtccttttttgtgtgtttactcTGTGTTCCTGCACATTGATGTAACACTTGGTTGCACCTCTACGAACCACTCACAGATTTCTCACTGATGTAAGGCCACACATGTACAGTCTCTCACTACTTCCTGCCTTCTGCTGTTGCCTATTGATGGACATTACTTTGCATCATTATTACTGCCCTTTATACACTAGAAGATTTGGGGGAAAAATTGACAACTTGTGTTATCAGTGTCAAGTTTTCTTGCAGAGTTACTAGTCAAAAGACCACAATGATATTCCCCTTGAGGTTATGTACCATCATGCTTCTGATAGAaagatttcagattttctgtatttgcatAACAGGCTAAAGACTTACACAAGTCTTATTGTGAGACAACAACGTTAGAAAAAGATGGACTTTGTAAAGCCCAAACCTAATTTTACAACCCTCTTACATTAAATACATGACAGGAACTTTGGATAACTCTTGCAAAAAATTTACACTATGTTAATTCCTTTATTTGTGAATTACCAGCCTGAAATGCTGATGGTGGTaggtgttaaaaatgcattagcATGCATTCTTTTTGTTACACGGTCCTATCTTGTATTAGATTGGGTGTGTGTAATTTTGCTCATGGAAAATCTAAATCAGAACCAAACCAATCAGTCTAGCTGACACCTTTGTGTTGAAAGTAaaattttgtttcttgtttttaataaaaaggttTGAAGCGTACCTCTGTATTTGAAAGACTCGGAGCTGAATCGAGGGCAGACACAACAAATAACAGCAAGGTGAGGCCTGTCAGCACATCTTATAATTTACTGTCTTATAATAAAGCTGAGTTCTGAGGTTGTAATGTGCTCATGTGTTTTTTTGCAGCCCACTGGCGTGTTCAGTCGCCTCGATGGAGGGGATGAAAGTGAAGACACAACAAAGCCAGGAAATATAActgcaaacataaataaagatgatgaggatgatagTGATGGAGAAGGCTCTGTCCTCCAGTATGCCGGTGTCCTCAAGAAACTTCCTCCATCCCAGAAGAAAGAGCTGGCCACAAAAGCAGCACCAACCACCCTGCGACGTCTAGGCAGCAAATTTAAACTACCTCCCTCTGATTCTCCCACATCCTCCTCTACCTCTTCCCAGAATGGTGTCCCACCTGCTAAGATGAGTGTTCTTCAGAGACTGGGCAAGCTCCCCGCCACAAATGCTGCTGTGTCTTCAACACCCGCTGACACACAGGACAACAGGGTGACCAGCACTAGACCCAGAGTACAGGAAAGAGCCACTATAGCAAGCTCCAAGGTCAGCAGCAGCACTGGGGCTGggggagcagcagcagcaggagagtcTGGGGGGGCTAAAATGGACGTCAAGGCTGTCAGTGTTTTTAAGCGACTGGGCAACAAGAAAACCTAACACACTTGGTAgaaatgatattttctttctatACATTCTGTAAAGTGTTTTATCCACACCTTTCTTGCATTTACCTTGTTATATGCGAGACTGCAAATGATTATttactggtttgtttgtttagtttggtCTTGGCCTGGGTGTATGGAAAGTTCAAATGCAGCTGctattaaaaagtcatttatttagtgtatatttttctaataatgaagacttgctgtgttttgttgtgcTACCAGTAGGCTATTTATCATGTCTCAGTCATATTTAGTCATATCTGCCATTTACTGTATGTTAGAAGTATGTAGTTTACTATATTTGTGAGCTTAAGGTATGAGCATGACATGAGCTGCCATGATGGTGGTTTTAATTTTCCCTGGTAACTCGTCATGTAGGGATTCTGCTGCCTAAACTTCCCTTTTCTGAGATTCTCTTGGCTAAATATAGTTGAGCAGTAGAAAGTGCTGGTCCTCCTATTCAAATTAtgatatctttttcttttttaattgctgCTTGAATTCTGCCTGAATGTTAAATAGTtctcaaaaatattaaatgtagaCGTTAAATACATAGGACAGCACACAGACACCAGACGAAgaggacatatatatatatatagatatatatatacatatatatatatatatatacacacacacacacacacacagaggcaaacaggaaacagatgaCAAAGATCAACCTCATCAAACACTTCCAACTTCTCCACCACAGTACAAAGTATTTTCTATCATCTACTTGAAAACCAGGTTGGTAGAATATTACTTATTTTAAGATGCACTGTATAGATTTGGTAGTCTTGATTTCTTTTCAGAACAGAATCTGTTCTGATGCTTATTTTTCTATGTGGACATTCTACTATTGTGTCCAAGTAAAGAACCTCAGAGGTGCCATCAGGCTTGGTGTCAGGGGCCACTGTACTTAAGCTCCAGTACTTGACTCAACCTATTTATGTGTCATTCACGCCAGAACTTTTCACActgtaaatatttagaaatgttttttattgcttttagaCACAAAAAAGAGCAATGTTTAACATTGAGGAAAAGATGTTCTAAATTTTGAACAAAATGTGCTTGAAAAACGATTAAATcagagatgtttccagatgTGTGAGCTGTTCTGTTTTTCCTGTCTTAAATGGAAATATTACAATCCATGTTATTGACACCAAATGTAACTCTTCTAATTATCAGCATATGACAGCAATAACAATACCCCTTTTATTAAGTTGCTCATTTACCCATCAACTTTTTAAACATCCCCATTACTGGTAGAGACCTTGTAGCGGCACAGCTGATTGGTGGGAGTATTATTGTAATTATGTTTTATGAGAAGATGTTATTAACTGCAACAGAAATTTCCTAATAACCATATA encodes:
- the c9h19orf47 gene encoding uncharacterized protein C19orf47 homolog isoform X1, translated to MASVTTATSEWIQFFKDAGIPAGLAVTYAVSFVDHRIQKNMLMDLSKDIMMDLGITVIGDIIAILKHAKQVYRQDMCKMATEAISSGQTSVQAELRRTANTPATRMIANALSHDSPPATPARRTDNRLSVTVSNTQANKNNKAVVSQPADEGNCLSAMKRRRVTAEMEGKYIINMPKGTTPRTRRILAQQAKKGLKRTSVFERLGAESRADTTNNSKPTGVFSRLDGGDESEDTTKPGNITANINKDDEDDSDGEGSVLQYAGVLKKLPPSQKKELATKAAPTTLRRLGSKFKLPPSDSPTSSSTSSQNGVPPAKMSVLQRLGKLPATNAAVSSTPADTQDNRVTSTRPRVQERATIASSKVSSSTGAGGAAAAGESGGAKMDVKAVSVFKRLGNKKT
- the c9h19orf47 gene encoding uncharacterized protein C19orf47 homolog isoform X2, whose amino-acid sequence is MASVTTATSEWIQFFKDAGIPAGLAVTYAVSFVDHRIQKNMLMDLSKDIMMDLGITVIGDIIAILKHAKQVYRQDMCKMATEAISSGQTSVQAELRRTANTPATRMIANALSHDSPPATPARRTDNRLSVTVSNTQANKNNKAVVSQPADEGNCLSAMKRRRVTAEMEGLKRTSVFERLGAESRADTTNNSKPTGVFSRLDGGDESEDTTKPGNITANINKDDEDDSDGEGSVLQYAGVLKKLPPSQKKELATKAAPTTLRRLGSKFKLPPSDSPTSSSTSSQNGVPPAKMSVLQRLGKLPATNAAVSSTPADTQDNRVTSTRPRVQERATIASSKVSSSTGAGGAAAAGESGGAKMDVKAVSVFKRLGNKKT